A segment of the Streptomyces sp. P9-A2 genome:
TAAGAGGGGAAGCCATGCAGCACGGTCCCGCGGTACGCCGCCGGAAACTGGGCGCCGAACTGCGCTCGCTGCGCACGTCGGCAGGGTTCACCAGTGGGGAGGCGGCCCGGCTGGTGGGCTGGCACCAGTCGAAGGTGAGCCGCATCGAGACGGGCACGAGCGGAGTGAAACCGGCCGATGTGCGGTTACTGCTCGACGCCTACGGCCTGGCCGATGCCCAGTTGAGGGAGTTGCTGCTGGTGCTGGCGGGATCCGACGACAACGGCGGACGGCACCACTGGTGGCATGCGTACCGCGGGGTGCTGCCGCCCACCTACCGGGACTTCATCAGCCTGGAGTCCCAGGCCGGCGCCATGCGGACCCTGGAGACCACGGTGGTTCCCGGACTGCTGCAGACACCCGAGTACGCGCGGGCGGTGACCGAGGCCGCATTGGAGGGCGTCTCCGAGGAGCGGCTGGACACGCTGGTGGAGGTGCGGCTGGCCAGGCAGGACGTCCTGCGGGCGGATCCGCCGCTGGAGTTGAGCGCGGTCCTGGACGAGGCGGTGCTGCGACGGCAGGTCGGCGGTCCCGGCGTCATGACCCGTCAGCTGGAACGGCTGGTGGAAGCGGCGCGCCTCCCCCAAGTAAGGCTCCAGGTACTGCCGTTCACAGCCGGGGCGCACATCGGCGTCACCGGGCCTTTCGTAATCTTCTCATTTTCGCGCACTTCTGATCTGGATGTTGTAGTTCTCGACCACTTGACGAGTAGCCTCTATCTGGAGTGGAAAGAAGACCTCCGGGCGTACTCGGAGGCTTTCAACGCCCTCTCGGTCCACGCCCTTTCGCCAGAGGACTCGTTGGATTTCATCGCCGGGACAGCTGCCGGCGTGTAAGGAGGCACGATGCCCGCTCCGCCTCGGACCCTTCCCTCCAGCACCGATCTGCACGGTGTGCGGTGGCTGCGCAGCAGCTACAGCACGGGCGCGAACAACTGCGTGGAGACGGCCCGGCCGGCCTTCGGCCCCGGAGCCGGACTGCTCGCCGTGCGCGATTCCAAGAACCCGGCCGGACCCGCGCTGCTCATCTCCCCCGGGAGCTGGGCGGAGTTCGTGGCCGCGGTTCACTGACCCACCGGTCCGCCGGCACCCACCCGACCGTTCGTCATCGGGCGACTCACGGCCGTGTCCCGCCGACTCATGGCCGCGTGTCGCCGATCACCTGTACAGCGCGTTCGATCTCGGCCCCGGACAGGTCCGCGCGGGCGGTCAGTCTGAGCCGTGAGATGCCGTCGGGCACGGAAGGAGGGCGGAAGCAGCCCACGGACAGGCCGGCCGCCCGGCAGTCGGCCGCCCATCGCACGGCCTGCTCCGGGGACGGGGCACGCACCGAGACGACCGCGGCGTCGGGACGTACGGCTTCGAGGCCCGCGGCCGTCAGCCGGTGGTGCAGGTCGCGCGCCACCGCGCCCGCCCGCGCCGCACGTCCGGGTTCGCGGCGCAACAACCGCAGGGCCGCGAGCGCGGCTCCCGCGGCCGCCGGTGCCAGGCCCGTGTCGAAGATGAACGTCCGGGCCGTGTTGACCAGATGCTCGACGACCCGCGCCGGGCCGAGCACCGCTCCGCCCTGGCTGCCGAGCGACTTGGACAGCGTGAGCGTCACCACGACGTCCTCGGCGCCGGCGAGCCCCGCCGCGTGCGGGGCGCCGCGTCCGCCGTCACCGAGCACCCCGAGGCCGTGGGCGTCGTCGAGCACCAGTCCCGCGCCGTGCTCACGGCACGCCCCCGCCAGCGCGGCGAGCGGAGCGGCGTCCCCGTCGACCGAGAAGACCGTGTCGGACACGGCCACGGCGGCTCCGTCGTGCCCGCTCAGCGCCTTGCGCACAGCATCCGGTTCGGCGTGCGCCACGACCTGCGTCCTGCCCCGGGCCAGCCGGCAGCCGTCGATCAGGGAGGCGTGGTTGCCCGCGTCGGACACGATCAGGGCGCCGTGCGGGGCGAGCGCGGTGACGGCCGCGAGGTTGGCCGCGTATCCGGAGGAGAGGACGAGGGCCGCCTCGAAGCCGCAGAAGTCGGCCAGTTCGCGTTCCAGCTCGGTGTGCAGCTCGGTGGTGCCGGTGACGAGCCGGGACCCGGTGGCCCCGCCGCCCCAGGTCCGCGCGGCCCGCGCCGCGCCCTCGGCCACTTCCGGGTGACGGGCGAGGCCCAGGTAGTCGTTGCTCGCCAGGTCCAGGAGCGGCGCGTCGGCGGCCCGCGGGCGCAGCGTCCGTACGAGCCCGGCCCGGCGGCGCAGCTCCGCCTGCTCGTCGATCCAGCCGAACGCCATGGGTCCTCCGGTGATTTTGCAGGCAATGAACAGACAGTAGCGGGGCGGCCTCCGGACCACAGTGTGGCCATGCCCACAGCCGACAGCGCCTCTGTTGTACGAACCGTCCTTGGCCGGGGCGGCCGAATAGGACAGGATCGGCTTTCATGGACCTGCTGAACACGCTGGTGGACAAGGGGCTGCGGCGCGAGACGCCGACCCGTGAGGAAGCGCTGGCCGTCCTCGGGACGTCCGACGACGATCTGCTCGATGTGGTGGCCGCGGCCGGAAAGGTGCGGCGGCACTGGTTCGGGCGGCGGGTGAAACTCAACTATCTGGTCAACCTCAAGTCCGGCCTGTGCCCGGAGGACTGCTCCTACTGTTCCCAGCGGCTCGGTTCGAAGGCCGACATCCTGAAGTACACCTGGCTCAAACCCGGCCAGGCCTCGCAGGCGGCCGCGGCCGGACTGGCGGGCGGCGCCAAACGGGTGTGCCTGGTGGCCAGCGGCCGCGGTCCGACCGACCGTGACGTGGACCGTGTCTCCGACACGATCAGGGCGATCAAGGAGGGCAACGAGGGCGTCGAGGTGTGCGCCTGCCTCGGACTGCTCTCCGAGGGGCAGGCGGAGCGGCTGCGCGAGGCGGGCGCGGACGCCTACAACCACAACCTCAACACCTCCGAGGCCACCTACGGGGACATCACCACCACCCATACGTACGCCGACCGGGTGGACACCGTGCACAAGGCGCACGCGGCCGGTCTGTCCGCCTGTTCCGGTCTGATCGCCGGCATGGGTGAGAGCGACGCGGACCTGGTCGACGTGGTCTTCGCACTGCGCGAGCTGGACCCGGACTCGGTGCCGGTGAACTTCCTGATCCCGTTCGAGGGCACGCCGCTCGCGAAGGAATGGAACCTCAGCCCGCAGCGGTGCCTGAGGATCCTGGCGATGGTGCGGTTCGTGTGCCCGGACGTCGAGGTGCGGATCGCGGGTGGCCGGGAGGTGCATCTGCGTACCATGCAGCCGCTCGCGCTGCACCTGGCCAACTCGATCTTCCTCGGGGACTACCTCACCAGCGAGGGCCAGGCGGGCCGGGCCGACCTGGAGATGATCGCGGACGCCGGGTTCGAGGTGGAGGGCACCGACCGGGTGACACTGCCAAAACACCGGGCGGCGGGCACGGGCGGGTGCGGGTCCCACAAGAACGGCGGCGGGTGCGGGTCCCACGGGGACGGCGGCGGGTGCGGGTCGACGTCCTCCGGCGCGGGGGTGTGCGGGGGCGCGGAGGCGTCCTCGGGCGTGGGCGCAGGCGCAGAGACGGAGGGGTCCTCGGGCCCGGGGGCGGTCACAGAGAGGGCAGGCCCGGCCGACGGGCCGCGTACCGATCTCGTCGCCGTCCGCCGGCGGGGTACCGGAACGGATCTCGCGCCCAATGCCTGAGTGGTCCGTACCCGAACTGCTCGAGCTGGACCGGCGGCACGTCTGGCATCCGTACGGGCCCATGCCGGGCCGCGGGGAACCGCTCGTCGTGGAATCGGCGAGCGGGGTCCGGCTGAGGCTCGCCGACGGCTCGGGCGAGCTGGTCGACGGGATGTCGTCCTGGTGGTCGGCGATCCACGGCTACAACCACCCGGTGCTGAACGAGGCCGCGCGCGACCAGCTCGGGCGGATGAGCCATGTGATGTTCGGCGGGCTCACGCACGAGCCCGCCGTCCGGCTGGCGAAGCTCCTTGTCGACATGTCACCCGACGGCCTCGAGCATGTCTTCCTCGCCGACTCGGGCTCGGTGTCGGTCGAGGTGGCCGTCAAGATGTGCCTGCAGTACTGGCGTTCGCTCGGGCGGCCCGAGAAGCGGCGGTTGCTGACGTGGCGGGGCGGCTACCACGGCGACACCTGGCAGCCGATGTCGGTCTGCGATCCCGAGGGCGGGATGCACGAGCTGTGGGCCGGGGTGCTCCCGGAGCAGGTGTTCGCCGAGGCCCCGCCGGCCGCGTACGAGGAGTCGTACGCCGAGCACCTGTGGGAGCTGATCGGGCGGCATGCCGGGGAACTGGCGGCCGTGATCGTGGAGCCGGTGGTGCAGGGCGCGGGCGGCATGCGCTTCCACTCCCCCGCGTATCTGCGGGTGCTGCGCGAGGCGTGCGACGCGCACGGCGTGCTGCTGGTGTTCGACGAGATCGCGACCGGGTTCGGGCGTACGGGCGCGCTGTTCGCGGCCGGGCACGCGGCGGTGACGCCCGATGTGATGTGCGTGGGCAAGGCGCTGACCGGCGGCTATCTGACTCTGGCGGCGACGCTGTGCACCGCGCGCGTGGCCGACGGCATCTCGCGCGGCGAGGTACCGGTGCTGGCGCACGGTCCGACGTTCATGGGCAATCCGCTGGCGGCCGCCGTGGCCTGCGCCTCGATCGAACTGCTGCTCGGGCAGGACTGGCTCGCGGAGATCAAACGCATCGAGTCGGGCCTGCGGGAGGGACTGGCGCCGGCGGCCGGTCTGCCGGGCGTCCGTGACGTGCGGGTCCTCGGCGCCATCGGCGTCGTCCAGCTCGATCACGACGTGGACATGGAGGCGGCCACACGCGCGGCGGTGCGCCGGGGTGTGTGGCTGCGGCCGTTCCGCGACCTCGTCTACACCATGCCGCCGTACATCACCGGTGACCCGGACGTGGCCCGGATCGCGGACGCGGTGTGCGCGGCGGCCGAGGAGGGATGACATGCCGGTACTGGTGATCACGGGCACGGGCACCGAGGTCGGCAAAACGGTGGTGACGGCCGCGGTCGCCGCGACGGCGCTGGCGGCCGGACGGTCGGTGGCCGTGCTGAAGGCGGCGCAGACCGGGGTGCGGCCGGACGAACCCGGGGACGCCGAGGAGGTCGCACGGCTCGCCGGGGCCGTCACGACCGCCGAACTCGCCCGGTATCCGGACCCGCTGGCGCCCGCCACCGCCGCACGGCGGGCGGGCCGGGCGCCGGTGCGTCCGCACGAGGTGGCCGAGACCGCCGCCAAGCTGGCCGCCGAGCACGATCTGGTGCTCGTGGAGGGCGCGGGCGGGCTGCTCGTCCGGTTCGACGAGGACGGCGGAACGCTGGCGGACGCGGCGGCGCTGTTGTCGGCGCCGGTGCTCGTGGTGGCGGCGGCGGGCCTCGGCACCCTGAACGTGACGGAGCTGACGTCCCGTGAACTGCGCTCGCGCGGGCTCGACCCGGCGGGAGTGGTGATCGGCAGCTGGCCCGCCGAGGCGGGTCTGGCCGCGCGCTGCAACGTGCGGGATCTGCCGGAGGTGACGGGGGCGCCGCTACTGGGCGCGGTGCCGGCCGGTGCGGCAGGCCTGCCGCCGGCCTGCTTCCGCGCGTCGGCGCCACGATGGCTGGCGCCGCGGCTGGACGGCACGTGGGACGTGGCGGAGTTCCGGGGACGGGAGGCCGGCTGATCTCCCGCGCGGCCCCGGTGTTCCGGGCTCCGGCTGCTCAGGCAGCGGCAAGGGGGGCACCGGAGACGGACAAGGTGCCCCTTACACCGGACCCGCGTGATGGTGCCCATACGGGGGATGTCCGGCGTGGGAGCCCTCGCACTACCCTCGGGCTCGACAGGCTCGATCTGCACGGCCCGATGGCCACACGGAGGAGGCGGTCTTGTCCACACCCGCTACGGAGCACGCCCCCGGCCTCGCGTCGGCCGACTCGATCGCGGCCCGCGCCCGCGGGCTGACGAAGGCGTACGGATCCGGTGAGACGACCGTGCTCGCCCTGGACGCGGTGGACGTGGACATCGTCCGCGGCCGGTTCACGGCGGTGATGGGGCCGTCGGGATCGGGAAAGTCGACGCTGATGCACTGTCTGGCCGGGCTCGACACCGTTTCGGCCGGACAGGTGTGGCTCGGTGACACCGAGATCACGGGGCTGAAGGACCGCGAGCTGACGCGTCTGCGACGGGACCGGATCGGTTTCATGTTCCAGTCGTTCAATCTCATCCCGACGCTGAACGCGCTGGAGAACATCACGCTTCCCATGGACATCGCGGGCCGGAAGCCCGACGAGAAGTGGCTGGACCAGGTCATCGACACACTGGGGCTGCGGGACCGGCTCGGGCACCGGCCGGCGCAGCTGTCCGGCGGCCAGCAGCAGCGCGTGGCGTGTGCGCGGGCGCTGGCCTCCCGGCCCGAGCTGATCTTCGCGGACGAGCCGACCGGCAATCTCGACTCGCGCGCGGGGCTGGAGGTGCTCGGTTTTCTGCGCGAGGCCGTGGACCGACTGCACCAGACCGTGGTGATGGTCACCCACGACCCCGGCGCCGCCACCCACTCCGATCTGGTGCTGTTCCTGGCCGACGGGCGGATCGTCGACGAGATGGAGCAGCCCACGGCACAGGCGGTACTCGACCGGATGAAACGATTCGACGGGATCCGCGCCCAGCCCGCCGCCGGCGGCCCGGCGCCCGGCCGTGCTTCCGGCCCCACCCCCGACGGTGCCGTACCGGCCGGCGGGCCGGCCCCCGGCAAGGACTGAGATCATGCTGAGGGCGACGCTCAGGAGCTTCCTCGCCCACAAGGGACGACTGCTGCTGTCCGCGCTGGCTGTCGTCCTGTCCGTGGCGTTCGTCGCGGGCAGCCTGATCTTCTCCGACACCGTCGCACGCACCTTCGACCGGCTCTTCGCCTCCACCTCCGCCGACGTGACCGTGTCGCCCCCGAAGGAACTGGAGGCGGCCGTGCCCACCGGCCAGGTCCGGACCGTGCCCGCCTCACTCGCCGAGCGGCTGGCCGCAGTCGAGGGGGTCGGCTCCGCCCGACCGGAGGTCAGGGCCGGGAACATCACGGTCGTCGACAGCGACAACCGGCCGGTGGGGCCGACGACCGGCACACCGACGCGCGCGGTGGGCTGGTCCGCCGACGAACGCAGTGGCGTAGAGCTGGCCTCCGGCCGTGTCCCGCGCGGTGCCGGGGAGGCCGTGCTGGACGCGGACACCGCCGACGCCGAGGCCGTGAAGATCGGCGACACCCTGTCGGTGCAGGCGCAGCCGGGCACCTTCCACGTCGAGATCGTCGGGATCGCCTCCTTCACCACCCCCAACCCGGGCGCGGCCCTCGTCTTCCTCGATCCCCAGGTCGCCGGCGTCGAGCTGCTGGGATCGGCGGACCGGGCCACGAGCATCGCCGTCGAAGCGGGGCCGGGCGTGACCCCCGAGGAGCTCGACCGCCGTGTCACCGAGGCGCTCGGCGCCGGCACCTACCGGGTGGAGACGGCCGACGAACAGGCAGCGACGGCCACCGACGAGCTGGGCGAATTCCTCGTCGTGATCAAGTACGTGATGCTCGGCTTCGCCGGGATCGCCGTGCTCGTCGGCATCTTCCTGATCGTCAACACCTTCTCGATGCTGATCGCGCAGCGCACCCGCGAACTCGGGCTGCTGCGGGCGCTCGGCGCCGACCGGCGGCAGGTGCGCCGCTCGGTGCTCACCGAGGCGGTGCTGCTCGGCCTGTTCGGCTCGACATCGGGCATGGCGGCCGGTATCGGGCTCGCCTACGGGCTGATCCGGCTGATGAGCGTCTTCGGCATGAACCTGAACACCACGGAAATGGTCATCGGGTGGGTCACGCCCGTCACGGCGTATGTGGTCGGGGTCGGGGTCACCTTCGTGGCGGCGTACCTTCCGGCCCGCCGCGCGGCGGAGGTGTCCCCGATGGCTGCCCTCGCCGACGCCGAGATCGCCGGGACGGGCCGGCCGTTGCGGACCCGCGCGGTGGTGGGGTCCGTCGTCGGGGCGCTCGGCGCCGCTGCCCTGGCGGGCTGCGCCATCTCGACCGGGACGGGGCCGGCGGCGTCCCTGCTGGGACTGGGCGTCGTCCTGACCCTGATCGCGACCGTCGTCGCCGGCCCGTTGTTGGTGCGGCCGGTGATCCGGGTGCTGGGCGGGGCCTTCCCCGCCCTGTTCGGGCCGGTAGGGACGATGAGCCGGCGCAACGCCCTGCGCAATCCCCGCCGTACCGGTGCCACCGCCGCCGCGCTGATGGTGGGACTCGCCCTGGTCGGCGGCATGTCGGTGGCCGGCGCCTCCATGTCCCGCTCCTTCGACGAGCAGATCGACAGGACGCTGGGCGCCGATTTCGTCATCCAGAACGCCAACTTCCAGCCGTTCTCCCAGGAGGTCACCGACCGGGTGCGGGACACGGAGGGCGTGGGCGTCCTCGTACGGCAGCGGTTCGCTCCGGTGGCCGTGCGGCTGCCGGACGGGGAGCGGATCGAGACGACCGCCGCCGGGTACGACCACCGGGTCGACGACGTCGCCCGGCTCACCTACGCGAGCGGCGGCACGGCGGCGGCGCTGGCCGACGGCGGCATCGCCATGGACGCCGGATTCGCCGCGGGCCACGGTGTCCGGACGGGCGATGTCATCCCGGTCGAGTTCCCGGGCGGGCGGCGCACCGAGCTGACCGTGGGCGCCCTCACCGACATGGAAAACGGCGAGGGCTTCGGCGTCCAGGGCGGACTGTTCCTCGGTATCGCGGCGGTCGAGAAGTACGTGCCCGGTGGGCAGGACTCCGCGCTGTACGTGAACGCCGCCGACGGCACGAACGCGGATGAGCTCCGTGACCGGCTGGAGACGGCGCTCGACCCGTATCCGCAGGTCCAGGTACGTGACCAGGCCGACTACAAGGACCTCGTGCATGATCAGATCGCGGTCCTGCTGTACCTCGTCTACGCCCTCCTGGGGCTGGCGATCATCATCGCGGTGCTCGGCGTGGTCAACACCCTGACGCTGTCGGTGGTGGAGCGCACCCGGGAGATCGGGCTGCTGCGTGCCATCGGGCTGAGCCGGCGGCAGCTGCGGCGGATGATCCGGCTGGAGGCCGTGGTGATCGCGGTCTTCGGCGCGGTGCTGGGCCTCGTGCTGGGGCTGGTGTGGGGCATCTGCATACACCAGGTGCTGGCACTGCAGGGCATGACCGCGCTCGCGATCCCCTGGGGCACCGTCGTGGCGGTCGTCATCGGTGCGGCGGTGATCGGCATCGTGGCGGCACTCCTGCCGGCCCTGCGCGCGTCGCGGATGAACGTCCTTGAGGCGATCGCGCACGAGTGACACGCGCGGGCGGGCTCCCTGGGTGTGGCCACTCTTGCGGCGTACACGCCCGAACGGGTGGCGTGCCGTCCGGGCAGGACGGACAAAACGAACAGGACGGGCAAGCCGGGCAGGGTGCGGACGTGCGACGCGTCCGGCTCGTGGAATTCCGTGTCGCGGGCCGGGCCCCGTGCTGGGATCTGCGCATGACCGAGCTGCGTATACGGGCCGCGACGCCCGAGGATCTCGACACCGTGCTGGCCTTCTGGAAGGTTGCCGCAGAGGGCACGAGCATCAGCGACGACCGGGAGGTAGTGGAGCGGCTGGTCGCCCGCGATCCCGGGGCGCTGATCCTCGCCGAGCAGGACACGGAGCCGGTCGGCACCGTGATCGCCGGCTTCGACGGGTGAAGGCGGCACCTTCCAACTGCTCTACGACGGGGCGGACCGGAGCGGAAGGTGCGGTTGCTGTACTTCGAGCGGAGGCTGTTCACGAGCGGAGATCACTGCTGCGGAGCAGCGTCTGTCCCAACGTGGGCAGAGTCCTTGCCGCCGGCGAGGCGTTCAGCCGTCCCGCCCACCACAAGGTCGGCACGAAGCCGCGCCGAACTGGATAAATGACAAGCCGAGTGGGCCTTCATGCCGCCCGCGCTGCTCCCCGGGCACGGGCCGGCTGCCACAGCTCGGTGCGCGCCGCCGACACCGAGCGGGCAGTGTCCCAGTAGGGGTGCCACCACAGGCGCGACAACCGCCGCGAGCCGTGCCCCCGATGCGGCAATGTCCTCCGGGCCTGTGCTGCGCTACACGCGCGCGCCGTGCACGTGCCGCGGTTCGGCCAGCAGACCGTAGATGACCAGCACGGACACCGCCATCGTGAACAGAGACCAGAATGGGTAGACCGGAAGGAAGATCATCTGACCGACGAGACAGAGCGCTGCCAGACAGATGCCCGTCAGCCGCGCCGCTCTGGAACCCACGAGCACACCGAGACCCGCCAGGGCCATCACGATGCCGATGGCGACCCAGATCCAGCCCCAAGCCGTGTAGTTGAAGATGAGCAGCCGGTTGCCCTCGGAATAAACGGTCGAGTAGTAGCCATGATTGAAGATCGCCACAAATCCGTTGAGCAGGTTGAAGAGGGCGCTGACCAATAGCAGGATTCCGGCGAAGGCCACCCAGCGCGATCGCTCCATCGGAGGCACGGCACCGTCTGGTGGAGAGGTTTGTTGCTGCATGGGATCCATGAGATGCAGCACCACCGCAGGCCCGCAATCGGTAGGGGCCCGTGGGTGTTGCGCGGCCGCCTGTGCTCTCGGGCGACCGGCTCGTGGGTAACGCGGGCCGATGGCCCTGTCCGCGGCTCCGAGAGGCGCCCGTATATGGCCTGCCGCCCGCGAGCTGTCCGGCATTGCGCCGGACCGGGTGGTGGCCGGGCCTCTCATCAGCGTCTCCGACGGCACCTCCCGGGCCCGGTGACACCACCCCCCAGGTCATGCCTTCGACAGGGGGACACAGTCATGCCGGGCCCGGAGGCCAGCGGCCCTCTTGCAGGACCGCGAAGAAGTTAACGGGGGGCCACGCTGCCTGGGCAACCTGCTCGCTGAGACGGGCGTGCGGGTACGGCGAGCCGGGCGGCATATTGGGGCGGATCCAGGGGCCGCTCCTGACCTGCAATGGAGCGCCGATTGTGGCTCTGATCAGCTGATCTTGCGATGGCGGGCGTTGGCCTCCAGCGGGAGGTTACGAGCTGCGGACCGCACCCCCTGGCAGCTCAGCCGCTCGGCGGCCTGGCTGCGTCCTCCTCGGTGGCGGGTGCGGCGGTCGGCGGCGGGGTCAACCTGAGCGTGAGGACGTAGGAGCCCACGACCGCCACGATCACCAGCGGCATGACGGTAAGCCCTTCTGGGCCCAGAAGCAGTGTGGCCAGCAACAAGGAGGTCATGGGGAGCTTGAGCATCGCCGCCGACATCGCGCCCACGCCCATCGCGAGCCCAGCGGTCACGCCGAGCCCGGGCAGGTGGGAGAGTGCGATGCCTCCGGCTGCGCCCACGAACATGGCGGGGAACACCGGGCCACCTCGGAAAGCTGCCATGGACACGCAGTACGCCACTGCCTTGCAGGCGACGAGCACCACAAGGGCGCCTGCCGAATACTGCGCGTTCGCAGTGAGAAGGGGACCGAGGCCGCTCTGTCCCGAGTACAGGACTTCCGATGCCGGGTGGCCGGTCCACTCCGCGTAGAGCAGGGCGATCACACCGACGACGACGCCCGCGAGCACGGTGGCCGTCAGCCGTCGCGGTTCGACCAGTTTCAGCAGGCAGAGGGAGAGCCACCGAATCCCGACGCCGAGCAGAGCCGCCGCTACCCCGATCAGGAGCGCCCAGCCGAACCCGGCGGCGTCCGGCGCGGCGGCATGGGGGACGTTCGGCAGGGTCAGCGAGTAGGTGCCCAGGCCGGTCCACGAGCCCAAGCCAGTGAAGATGAGCGCACCGATGCCGGAGGCGAGCAATCCGGGCACCAGGACAACGCCGAGCATCGCTCCACCCAAGCCGGACATTTCCATGAGCAGGAACGCTCCGAGCAGCGGTGAGCCGAGCAGGGTGCTGATCGCGGCGAAGCTCCCGGAGGCTCCCACGACGGTGGTCGCCTGCTTCGGGAACGACTTTCGCGTCAGTCGCAGCACGGCCACGGCGAGG
Coding sequences within it:
- a CDS encoding helix-turn-helix domain-containing protein, with translation MQHGPAVRRRKLGAELRSLRTSAGFTSGEAARLVGWHQSKVSRIETGTSGVKPADVRLLLDAYGLADAQLRELLLVLAGSDDNGGRHHWWHAYRGVLPPTYRDFISLESQAGAMRTLETTVVPGLLQTPEYARAVTEAALEGVSEERLDTLVEVRLARQDVLRADPPLELSAVLDEAVLRRQVGGPGVMTRQLERLVEAARLPQVRLQVLPFTAGAHIGVTGPFVIFSFSRTSDLDVVVLDHLTSSLYLEWKEDLRAYSEAFNALSVHALSPEDSLDFIAGTAAGV
- a CDS encoding DUF397 domain-containing protein, translated to MPAPPRTLPSSTDLHGVRWLRSSYSTGANNCVETARPAFGPGAGLLAVRDSKNPAGPALLISPGSWAEFVAAVH
- a CDS encoding 8-amino-7-oxononanoate synthase — protein: MAFGWIDEQAELRRRAGLVRTLRPRAADAPLLDLASNDYLGLARHPEVAEGAARAARTWGGGATGSRLVTGTTELHTELERELADFCGFEAALVLSSGYAANLAAVTALAPHGALIVSDAGNHASLIDGCRLARGRTQVVAHAEPDAVRKALSGHDGAAVAVSDTVFSVDGDAAPLAALAGACREHGAGLVLDDAHGLGVLGDGGRGAPHAAGLAGAEDVVVTLTLSKSLGSQGGAVLGPARVVEHLVNTARTFIFDTGLAPAAAGAALAALRLLRREPGRAARAGAVARDLHHRLTAAGLEAVRPDAAVVSVRAPSPEQAVRWAADCRAAGLSVGCFRPPSVPDGISRLRLTARADLSGAEIERAVQVIGDTRP
- the bioB gene encoding biotin synthase BioB, yielding MDLLNTLVDKGLRRETPTREEALAVLGTSDDDLLDVVAAAGKVRRHWFGRRVKLNYLVNLKSGLCPEDCSYCSQRLGSKADILKYTWLKPGQASQAAAAGLAGGAKRVCLVASGRGPTDRDVDRVSDTIRAIKEGNEGVEVCACLGLLSEGQAERLREAGADAYNHNLNTSEATYGDITTTHTYADRVDTVHKAHAAGLSACSGLIAGMGESDADLVDVVFALRELDPDSVPVNFLIPFEGTPLAKEWNLSPQRCLRILAMVRFVCPDVEVRIAGGREVHLRTMQPLALHLANSIFLGDYLTSEGQAGRADLEMIADAGFEVEGTDRVTLPKHRAAGTGGCGSHKNGGGCGSHGDGGGCGSTSSGAGVCGGAEASSGVGAGAETEGSSGPGAVTERAGPADGPRTDLVAVRRRGTGTDLAPNA
- a CDS encoding adenosylmethionine--8-amino-7-oxononanoate transaminase, whose product is MPEWSVPELLELDRRHVWHPYGPMPGRGEPLVVESASGVRLRLADGSGELVDGMSSWWSAIHGYNHPVLNEAARDQLGRMSHVMFGGLTHEPAVRLAKLLVDMSPDGLEHVFLADSGSVSVEVAVKMCLQYWRSLGRPEKRRLLTWRGGYHGDTWQPMSVCDPEGGMHELWAGVLPEQVFAEAPPAAYEESYAEHLWELIGRHAGELAAVIVEPVVQGAGGMRFHSPAYLRVLREACDAHGVLLVFDEIATGFGRTGALFAAGHAAVTPDVMCVGKALTGGYLTLAATLCTARVADGISRGEVPVLAHGPTFMGNPLAAAVACASIELLLGQDWLAEIKRIESGLREGLAPAAGLPGVRDVRVLGAIGVVQLDHDVDMEAATRAAVRRGVWLRPFRDLVYTMPPYITGDPDVARIADAVCAAAEEG
- the bioD gene encoding dethiobiotin synthase produces the protein MPVLVITGTGTEVGKTVVTAAVAATALAAGRSVAVLKAAQTGVRPDEPGDAEEVARLAGAVTTAELARYPDPLAPATAARRAGRAPVRPHEVAETAAKLAAEHDLVLVEGAGGLLVRFDEDGGTLADAAALLSAPVLVVAAAGLGTLNVTELTSRELRSRGLDPAGVVIGSWPAEAGLAARCNVRDLPEVTGAPLLGAVPAGAAGLPPACFRASAPRWLAPRLDGTWDVAEFRGREAG
- a CDS encoding ABC transporter ATP-binding protein, whose translation is MSTPATEHAPGLASADSIAARARGLTKAYGSGETTVLALDAVDVDIVRGRFTAVMGPSGSGKSTLMHCLAGLDTVSAGQVWLGDTEITGLKDRELTRLRRDRIGFMFQSFNLIPTLNALENITLPMDIAGRKPDEKWLDQVIDTLGLRDRLGHRPAQLSGGQQQRVACARALASRPELIFADEPTGNLDSRAGLEVLGFLREAVDRLHQTVVMVTHDPGAATHSDLVLFLADGRIVDEMEQPTAQAVLDRMKRFDGIRAQPAAGGPAPGRASGPTPDGAVPAGGPAPGKD
- a CDS encoding ABC transporter permease, whose amino-acid sequence is MLRATLRSFLAHKGRLLLSALAVVLSVAFVAGSLIFSDTVARTFDRLFASTSADVTVSPPKELEAAVPTGQVRTVPASLAERLAAVEGVGSARPEVRAGNITVVDSDNRPVGPTTGTPTRAVGWSADERSGVELASGRVPRGAGEAVLDADTADAEAVKIGDTLSVQAQPGTFHVEIVGIASFTTPNPGAALVFLDPQVAGVELLGSADRATSIAVEAGPGVTPEELDRRVTEALGAGTYRVETADEQAATATDELGEFLVVIKYVMLGFAGIAVLVGIFLIVNTFSMLIAQRTRELGLLRALGADRRQVRRSVLTEAVLLGLFGSTSGMAAGIGLAYGLIRLMSVFGMNLNTTEMVIGWVTPVTAYVVGVGVTFVAAYLPARRAAEVSPMAALADAEIAGTGRPLRTRAVVGSVVGALGAAALAGCAISTGTGPAASLLGLGVVLTLIATVVAGPLLVRPVIRVLGGAFPALFGPVGTMSRRNALRNPRRTGATAAALMVGLALVGGMSVAGASMSRSFDEQIDRTLGADFVIQNANFQPFSQEVTDRVRDTEGVGVLVRQRFAPVAVRLPDGERIETTAAGYDHRVDDVARLTYASGGTAAALADGGIAMDAGFAAGHGVRTGDVIPVEFPGGRRTELTVGALTDMENGEGFGVQGGLFLGIAAVEKYVPGGQDSALYVNAADGTNADELRDRLETALDPYPQVQVRDQADYKDLVHDQIAVLLYLVYALLGLAIIIAVLGVVNTLTLSVVERTREIGLLRAIGLSRRQLRRMIRLEAVVIAVFGAVLGLVLGLVWGICIHQVLALQGMTALAIPWGTVVAVVIGAAVIGIVAALLPALRASRMNVLEAIAHE
- a CDS encoding DUF7144 family membrane protein, encoding MQQQTSPPDGAVPPMERSRWVAFAGILLLVSALFNLLNGFVAIFNHGYYSTVYSEGNRLLIFNYTAWGWIWVAIGIVMALAGLGVLVGSRAARLTGICLAALCLVGQMIFLPVYPFWSLFTMAVSVLVIYGLLAEPRHVHGARV